Proteins co-encoded in one Acidovorax sp. 69 genomic window:
- a CDS encoding DUF2933 domain-containing protein, whose amino-acid sequence MNHDHTTGHSEAANASGGSRKLIGAVIMLALIGAFFLLREHWSHIAGYWPYLLLLACPLMHLLHGHGGHGSHEGDSSKK is encoded by the coding sequence ATGAACCACGACCACACCACAGGGCATTCAGAAGCTGCCAACGCCAGCGGAGGCAGCCGCAAATTGATCGGCGCGGTGATCATGCTTGCGCTCATCGGGGCATTCTTCTTGCTCAGGGAGCATTGGTCGCACATCGCGGGCTACTGGCCGTATCTGCTCTTGCTGGCTTGCCCGTTGATGCACCTCTTACATGGGCACGGGGGGCACGGCTCTCACGAAGGCGATTCGAGCAAAAAGTAA
- the merT gene encoding mercuric ion transporter MerT, producing the protein MSEPNNGRTALFAGGLAAILASTCCLGPLVLITLGFSGAWIGKLTALEPYRPIFIGVALVALFFAWRRIYRPVQACKPGEICAIPQVRAAYKLIFWSVAALIVVALGFPYVMPFFY; encoded by the coding sequence ATGTCGGAGCCAAACAACGGGCGCACAGCGCTCTTCGCCGGAGGGCTGGCGGCCATCCTTGCCTCGACTTGCTGCCTCGGACCGCTGGTCCTGATCACCCTGGGATTCAGCGGGGCATGGATTGGCAAGCTGACCGCGCTGGAGCCCTACCGCCCGATCTTCATCGGGGTCGCGCTGGTGGCGCTGTTCTTCGCCTGGCGGCGCATTTACCGCCCGGTGCAAGCCTGTAAACCGGGGGAGATCTGCGCGATTCCCCAGGTGCGAGCTGCCTACAAGCTTATTTTCTGGAGCGTGGCCGCACTGATTGTGGTCGCGCTCGGGTTCCCCTATGTCATGCCATTTTTCTATTGA
- a CDS encoding heavy metal translocating P-type ATPase, with protein sequence MTKLKDPVCGMDVTEQSHHSAEHEGRHYYFCSAKCQTKFVEDPDKYAVTPPGTDKVAREPEATQPGTIYTCPMHPEVQQDHPGNCPKCGMTLEPMLPTLDEGENAELVDFRHRFWWTLPLTVVVTVLAMVGHRLQWFEMATQSWIELVLTVPIVLWAGWPFFVRGAQSIANRSPNMWTLIGLGTGAAFVYSVVATVAPGVFPASFQAMGRVAVYFEAAAVIISLTLLGQMLELKARSQTSAAIKSLLGLAPKTARRIDANGQESDVPLSHVHVGDLLRVRPGEKVPVDGVVVEGSSAVDEAMLTGEPVPIVKGPGDAVIGATLNTNGALVIRSERVGSATMLSQIVQMVAQAQRSRAPMQRMADQVAGYFVMAVVGIALLTLFAWGLFGPEPRWVYGLVNAVAVLIIACPCALGLATPMSIMVATGRGATSGVLFRDAAAIENLRKVDTLIVDKTGTLTEGKPSFERVVAMPGLSEDEVLRLAASLDQGSEHPLADAIVQAARAKGLALDKPEDFESGSGIGVRGQVAGRQLALGNTVLMEQVGVSANPLLAQAEALRATGASVMYLAADGQLQGLLAVSDAIKASTPEALATLHAAGLRIVMATGDGMTTAKAVGAKLGIDEVHGEVKPADKLALVSRLQAEGRVVAMAGDGINDAPALAKADVGIAMGTGTDVAMNSAQVTLVKGDLRGISTARELSEATVGNMKQNLMFAFLYNALGIPIAAGLLYPFTGWLLSPMIAALAMSLSSASVITNALRLRKG encoded by the coding sequence ATGACGAAACTGAAAGATCCAGTCTGCGGTATGGACGTGACGGAACAATCGCATCACTCGGCGGAGCATGAGGGGCGGCACTACTACTTCTGTAGCGCCAAGTGCCAAACGAAGTTTGTTGAGGACCCGGACAAGTACGCTGTCACGCCTCCCGGTACCGACAAGGTTGCGCGAGAGCCAGAAGCCACTCAGCCCGGCACCATCTACACCTGCCCCATGCACCCTGAGGTGCAGCAGGACCACCCCGGGAACTGCCCCAAATGCGGCATGACGCTGGAGCCCATGCTCCCCACGCTGGATGAGGGAGAAAACGCCGAACTCGTGGATTTCCGGCATCGCTTCTGGTGGACGTTGCCACTGACCGTGGTGGTCACTGTTCTGGCCATGGTGGGGCACAGGCTGCAGTGGTTCGAAATGGCCACCCAGAGCTGGATTGAGCTGGTGCTGACGGTACCCATCGTGCTGTGGGCTGGCTGGCCCTTCTTTGTGCGTGGTGCCCAGTCCATCGCGAACCGCAGTCCCAACATGTGGACCTTGATCGGCCTGGGCACGGGCGCCGCATTTGTCTACAGCGTGGTCGCGACCGTTGCGCCGGGGGTATTTCCAGCCTCGTTCCAGGCCATGGGCCGCGTGGCGGTGTACTTCGAAGCCGCAGCTGTCATCATCTCGCTCACGCTGCTGGGCCAGATGCTGGAGCTGAAAGCACGCTCCCAGACCTCAGCCGCCATCAAATCGCTGCTGGGCCTGGCCCCCAAGACCGCACGGCGTATCGACGCCAACGGTCAGGAGAGTGATGTTCCCTTGTCCCATGTCCATGTGGGAGACCTCTTGCGCGTACGTCCCGGTGAGAAGGTGCCGGTGGATGGCGTGGTGGTCGAGGGGAGCAGCGCGGTGGACGAAGCCATGCTCACTGGCGAGCCGGTGCCCATCGTCAAGGGGCCTGGCGATGCCGTCATCGGTGCCACGCTCAATACCAACGGGGCACTGGTGATCCGGTCCGAGCGGGTGGGCTCCGCCACCATGCTGTCCCAGATCGTTCAGATGGTTGCGCAGGCACAGCGCTCACGGGCTCCCATGCAGCGCATGGCGGACCAGGTGGCGGGCTATTTCGTGATGGCCGTGGTGGGTATCGCGTTGCTCACACTGTTCGCGTGGGGCCTGTTCGGTCCGGAGCCACGCTGGGTCTACGGCCTGGTCAATGCAGTTGCGGTGTTGATCATCGCGTGCCCTTGTGCGTTGGGATTGGCAACACCCATGTCGATCATGGTGGCTACCGGCCGGGGGGCGACCAGCGGGGTTCTGTTCAGGGACGCAGCAGCCATCGAGAACCTGCGCAAGGTGGATACGCTGATCGTGGACAAGACTGGCACGCTCACAGAGGGCAAGCCTTCCTTCGAGCGGGTTGTTGCCATGCCCGGTCTGTCCGAGGATGAGGTTCTGCGCCTGGCAGCCAGTCTGGATCAAGGCAGCGAGCATCCGCTGGCCGATGCCATTGTCCAAGCGGCCCGCGCCAAGGGGCTGGCCCTGGACAAGCCCGAGGACTTTGAGTCCGGGTCGGGCATCGGGGTGCGCGGACAGGTCGCTGGACGCCAGCTCGCCCTGGGCAACACAGTCCTCATGGAGCAGGTCGGGGTTTCTGCGAACCCGCTGCTTGCGCAGGCAGAGGCCTTGCGCGCCACAGGCGCCAGCGTGATGTACCTGGCGGCCGATGGCCAGCTTCAAGGCCTGCTGGCGGTCTCGGATGCCATCAAGGCCAGCACGCCGGAAGCGCTGGCGACCTTGCACGCGGCGGGGCTGCGCATTGTCATGGCCACGGGCGACGGCATGACCACCGCCAAGGCGGTGGGGGCAAAGCTGGGGATTGATGAGGTTCATGGCGAGGTCAAGCCTGCGGACAAGCTGGCCCTGGTGTCCCGGCTGCAGGCCGAAGGCCGTGTTGTTGCCATGGCGGGTGACGGGATCAATGACGCGCCCGCCCTTGCCAAGGCAGACGTGGGGATCGCGATGGGTACTGGCACCGATGTGGCGATGAACAGCGCACAGGTCACCTTGGTCAAGGGCGATCTGCGAGGGATTTCCACAGCGCGGGAACTGTCCGAGGCGACGGTGGGTAACATGAAGCAGAACCTCATGTTCGCCTTCCTCTACAACGCGCTGGGCATACCGATTGCGGCAGGGCTGCTGTATCCCTTCACCGGCTGGCTGCTGTCGCCGATGATCGCGGCCCTGGCGATGAGCCTGAGTTCTGCCTCGGTGATCACCAACGCCCTGCGGCTTCGCAAGGGCTGA
- a CDS encoding DUF4148 domain-containing protein, with the protein MKLKSTLIVLSLIAAPAFASDQAVSKTREQVLAELAQAQQNGEMLAAGDSGMTLKQINPGAYRSTTSTQASKSREQVREELEQAIRTGDIMVAGEFGVKRNELMSGRYPIVAGKSLKTREQVKSELARAIREGEIIAVGEDGRKLNEIYPDRYHAAHHAAVAATSDESTKAPRF; encoded by the coding sequence ATGAAACTGAAGTCCACCCTCATCGTCCTTTCCCTCATCGCAGCCCCCGCTTTTGCGTCGGACCAAGCGGTCAGCAAGACGCGCGAACAAGTGCTGGCTGAATTGGCGCAGGCTCAGCAAAACGGCGAGATGCTTGCTGCAGGCGACTCGGGGATGACTCTCAAGCAAATCAACCCCGGAGCCTATCGCTCGACTACTTCGACTCAGGCTAGCAAATCCCGCGAGCAAGTGCGGGAAGAATTGGAGCAGGCTATCCGTACGGGTGACATCATGGTGGCCGGTGAATTCGGAGTCAAACGCAATGAGTTGATGTCTGGTCGCTATCCGATCGTGGCAGGCAAGTCGTTGAAGACGCGGGAACAAGTCAAGAGTGAGTTGGCACGCGCCATCCGCGAAGGAGAAATCATCGCTGTGGGCGAAGACGGCCGCAAGCTCAATGAAATCTATCCTGACCGCTACCACGCAGCGCACCATGCAGCTGTGGCCGCCACCTCGGACGAATCCACCAAGGCCCCTCGGTTCTAA
- a CDS encoding efflux RND transporter periplasmic adaptor subunit: protein MTNTVFKKTTVAVALVAAGIALGWGVSQWRIASSHPSGATPPSAEAAKADRKVLYWYDPMVPTQKFDKPGKSPYMDMALVPKYADEDAQQSTGLNVSAQAVQALGLRTATVEQRDIGSDVDVLGTVQLNDRDVSIVQARSAGFVERVYARAPGDVVAAGAPLADLLLPEWVAAQREFLAVRALKEESLTAASRHRLSLLGMPASLVAQVERTGEPQGRYTVTFPQAGMVAELMVRQGMTVSAGASLVRVNGLASVWIEAAVPEAQSGPLQLGQDAQVRLAAFPGETLKARVVSILPEANRDTRTVRVRLELPNPTQRLKAGMSGQIALAGRMQPALLVPSEAVIRTGKRALVYVVDGPGKYHPVQVQLGAEIDDRLVIQSGLTAGQQVVASAQFLIDSEASLRGIMPAQPPGSSAQPIAEQGSSASAAPASKSFTVRGVVDEVTPTELTLTHEAVPELKWPGMTMPFKLANPELAKALKPEQQVKFTFQQQGKDFVITAVERIKP from the coding sequence ATGACCAATACCGTTTTCAAGAAGACCACTGTGGCCGTGGCACTGGTGGCTGCTGGCATTGCCCTCGGTTGGGGCGTCTCCCAATGGCGCATTGCGAGCAGTCATCCATCTGGCGCTACCCCTCCATCGGCAGAAGCGGCGAAGGCCGACCGCAAGGTGCTGTACTGGTACGACCCCATGGTGCCAACGCAGAAGTTCGACAAGCCAGGCAAGTCGCCCTACATGGACATGGCGCTGGTTCCCAAGTACGCCGATGAGGACGCACAACAAAGCACCGGTTTGAATGTCTCGGCACAAGCGGTGCAAGCCCTCGGCCTGCGCACCGCCACGGTGGAGCAGCGCGACATTGGATCCGATGTGGACGTGCTGGGCACGGTCCAGCTCAATGACCGGGATGTGAGTATCGTCCAGGCGCGTTCTGCAGGATTTGTGGAGCGTGTCTATGCCCGGGCCCCGGGTGACGTGGTGGCCGCAGGCGCGCCATTGGCCGATTTACTGCTGCCTGAGTGGGTGGCTGCGCAGCGCGAGTTCCTCGCTGTCCGGGCGCTCAAGGAAGAGTCGCTGACGGCCGCTTCGCGTCATCGGTTGTCACTGCTGGGCATGCCTGCCTCGCTCGTGGCCCAGGTGGAGCGCACGGGCGAACCTCAGGGCCGCTACACGGTGACCTTCCCACAAGCAGGGATGGTGGCCGAACTGATGGTGCGCCAGGGCATGACGGTCTCTGCGGGTGCCAGTCTCGTACGCGTAAACGGTCTGGCCAGCGTCTGGATCGAAGCGGCCGTTCCCGAAGCGCAAAGCGGTCCCTTGCAACTGGGGCAGGACGCCCAGGTGCGCCTGGCCGCGTTTCCGGGCGAAACCCTCAAAGCCCGTGTCGTGAGCATCCTCCCAGAGGCCAACCGGGACACCCGCACGGTGCGCGTGCGCCTGGAGCTTCCCAACCCCACCCAGCGCCTGAAGGCGGGCATGTCCGGGCAGATTGCCCTGGCCGGACGTATGCAACCAGCGCTGCTGGTGCCCAGCGAAGCAGTGATCCGAACCGGTAAGCGGGCACTGGTTTACGTGGTGGACGGCCCCGGCAAGTACCACCCCGTCCAGGTACAACTTGGCGCGGAAATCGATGACCGACTCGTCATTCAAAGCGGACTCACCGCAGGGCAGCAGGTGGTCGCCTCGGCGCAGTTCCTGATCGACTCGGAAGCCAGCCTGCGAGGCATCATGCCCGCTCAACCTCCCGGCAGCAGCGCACAACCCATCGCTGAACAGGGTTCCTCGGCCTCTGCGGCTCCGGCGTCCAAGAGCTTTACGGTGCGAGGGGTGGTCGATGAGGTCACGCCAACCGAGCTGACCCTTACCCACGAGGCCGTGCCTGAACTGAAGTGGCCCGGCATGACCATGCCATTCAAGCTGGCAAACCCAGAGCTGGCCAAGGCCCTGAAACCGGAGCAGCAGGTCAAGTTCACCTTCCAGCAGCAAGGCAAGGACTTCGTGATCACTGCCGTGGAAAGGATCAAGCCATGA
- the merR gene encoding Hg(II)-responsive transcriptional regulator: protein MKANLESFTIGAFAEAAGVNVETIRFYQRKGLLPEPAKPHGSIRRYGDADVTRVRFVKAAQRLGFSLDAIAELLRLDDGTHCEEASALAESKLKDVREKIADLARMESVLSELVCACHARKGNVSCPLIASLQDGGRLSLPQ from the coding sequence ATGAAAGCCAATTTGGAGAGTTTTACGATCGGCGCTTTTGCCGAGGCGGCCGGGGTCAATGTAGAGACCATCCGGTTCTATCAGCGCAAGGGATTGTTGCCCGAGCCGGCCAAGCCTCACGGCAGCATCCGCCGCTATGGAGATGCAGATGTGACGCGGGTGCGCTTCGTCAAAGCGGCTCAGCGCCTGGGCTTCAGCCTGGATGCAATAGCCGAGCTGCTGCGGCTAGACGATGGAACTCATTGTGAAGAAGCCAGCGCACTGGCTGAGTCCAAGCTCAAGGATGTGCGCGAGAAGATAGCCGATTTGGCACGCATGGAGTCGGTGCTGTCTGAACTGGTATGCGCATGCCATGCGAGAAAAGGGAATGTCTCCTGCCCGCTGATTGCGTCGCTGCAGGACGGCGGGAGACTCTCGTTGCCGCAATGA
- a CDS encoding TolC family protein, translating to MPNISFGAPCERLSAHQRIHPISQRIRVRNLHHLRLGALGLLLLGAGLAGNPAHALGFAEALDLAEQQSPRITAQRLQIDAASSTQKAAGALPDPKLSVGIENFPISGMDRFSLTRESMTMQRLALMQEVPNRAKRDAQIAGAEAKVERERAALGVQRLQIRQELSQAWIMAQAIEQRDQVLTGLLSENQRLQDSLTARIAGGTAQAADLLMARQEALALSDRRDDLQRDRSKARAMLRRWVGARADEALQGTPGPLSRPLDQLRSEVHRHAELAQYPAMQAMALAETREAQAETKGDWSWEVAYSRRDRRWGDMVSFQVSFDLPWQQERRQAPQIKAKQLELQRLEAEQEDVTRRHLQELEDSASELAALNSQIERLQSAGMGLAQGRAELALANYQSAKGDLSAVLAARAQVRETHWRLIDLQAQRDTVIARLNSLIAD from the coding sequence ATGCCCAACATCTCCTTCGGCGCTCCCTGCGAGCGCCTGTCTGCGCACCAGCGCATTCATCCCATCTCGCAGCGCATCCGGGTGCGCAACCTCCACCATCTGCGCCTGGGCGCTCTCGGGCTCCTGCTGCTCGGCGCCGGCTTGGCTGGGAACCCGGCGCACGCCCTGGGCTTTGCCGAGGCATTGGACTTGGCGGAACAGCAAAGTCCTCGCATCACGGCGCAGCGGCTGCAGATTGACGCAGCCAGCAGCACCCAGAAGGCCGCAGGGGCACTGCCGGATCCCAAGCTCTCAGTCGGGATCGAGAACTTTCCCATCAGCGGCATGGACCGCTTCAGCCTCACACGCGAGTCCATGACCATGCAGCGCCTGGCGCTGATGCAGGAGGTGCCCAACCGTGCCAAGCGCGATGCCCAGATTGCCGGTGCCGAGGCCAAGGTGGAACGCGAACGCGCCGCCCTGGGCGTCCAGCGCCTGCAGATCCGCCAGGAGCTGAGCCAAGCGTGGATCATGGCCCAGGCTATCGAGCAACGTGATCAGGTGCTCACCGGTCTACTGAGTGAGAACCAGCGCCTGCAGGACAGCCTGACTGCTCGCATCGCCGGAGGCACGGCCCAGGCCGCAGACCTGCTGATGGCCAGGCAGGAGGCGCTTGCGCTGTCGGACCGTCGGGACGATCTGCAGCGGGACCGGTCCAAGGCCAGGGCGATGTTGCGGCGCTGGGTTGGCGCTCGCGCCGACGAGGCGCTACAGGGCACTCCTGGGCCGCTGAGCCGCCCCTTGGACCAACTGCGGTCAGAGGTACACCGCCACGCGGAACTTGCGCAGTACCCCGCCATGCAGGCCATGGCCTTGGCGGAAACGCGCGAAGCCCAGGCAGAAACCAAGGGTGATTGGTCCTGGGAAGTCGCCTACAGCCGCCGCGACCGCCGCTGGGGCGACATGGTGTCCTTCCAGGTGAGCTTCGACCTTCCATGGCAACAGGAGCGGCGCCAGGCACCCCAGATCAAGGCCAAGCAGCTAGAGCTGCAGCGCCTGGAAGCCGAGCAGGAAGACGTGACCCGCAGGCACCTGCAGGAGCTGGAGGACAGCGCCTCAGAGCTGGCGGCACTGAACAGTCAGATCGAGCGGCTGCAATCGGCGGGCATGGGCTTGGCACAGGGGCGTGCCGAACTCGCGTTGGCCAATTACCAGTCTGCCAAAGGCGACTTGAGCGCCGTGCTGGCGGCCAGGGCCCAAGTGCGGGAGACGCACTGGCGGCTCATTGATCTGCAGGCGCAGCGGGACACCGTGATTGCCCGTCTGAACAGCCTGATCGCGGACTGA
- the merA gene encoding mercury(II) reductase → MTHLTITGMTCGSCAAHVKKALEDVPGVQSAFVSHPEGTAQLVTLPGTLPDALTAAVARLGYKAMLADVPPKHNHAGSLDQVRQWTGGADKRRGNERPLQIAVIGSGGAAMAAALKAVEQGAHVTLVERGTIGGTCVNIGCVPSKIMIRAAHIAHLRRESPFDGGMSPTPPTILRERLLAQQQARVEELRHAKYEGILDGNPGITVLHGEARFKDDRSLVVRLSEGDEQIVVFDRCLVATGASPALPPIPGLKESPYWTSTEALASATVPERLAVIGSSVVALELAQAFARLGSKVVILARSTLFFREDPAIGEAMTAAFRAEGIEVLEHREASQVAHVDGEFVLTTGHGDIRADRLLVATGRTPNTHSLALDAAGVTVNAQGGIVVDKGMRTSGRNIYAAGDCTDQPQFVYVAATAGTRAAINMTGGEAALDLTAMPAVVFTDPQVATVGYTEAGARNGGIETDSRLLTLDNVPRALANFDTRGFIKLVTDTTGHLIGVQAVAPEAGELIQTAALAIRHRMTVQELADQLFPYLTMVEGLKLAAQTFSKDVKQLSCCAG, encoded by the coding sequence ATGACCCATCTGACAATCACCGGCATGACCTGCGGTTCGTGTGCGGCACACGTCAAAAAAGCCTTGGAAGACGTGCCCGGCGTACAGTCGGCATTTGTCTCCCACCCCGAAGGCACTGCCCAACTTGTCACCCTGCCGGGCACATTGCCCGATGCTCTGACTGCCGCTGTGGCCAGACTGGGCTACAAAGCAATGCTCGCCGATGTCCCCCCCAAACACAACCACGCTGGATCGCTCGATCAGGTGCGTCAGTGGACAGGGGGCGCTGACAAGCGCCGTGGCAACGAGCGTCCGCTGCAAATAGCCGTGATCGGAAGTGGTGGAGCCGCTATGGCGGCAGCACTGAAGGCCGTCGAGCAAGGCGCGCACGTCACGCTGGTGGAGCGAGGCACCATCGGCGGAACTTGTGTGAACATTGGCTGTGTGCCGTCCAAAATCATGATCCGCGCCGCGCATATCGCGCATCTGCGCCGAGAAAGCCCGTTCGATGGGGGCATGTCACCCACACCGCCGACGATCCTGCGCGAGCGGTTGCTAGCGCAGCAGCAGGCACGTGTCGAAGAACTCCGCCATGCCAAGTACGAAGGCATCCTGGACGGCAACCCAGGCATCACGGTGTTGCACGGTGAAGCGCGTTTCAAGGACGATCGGAGCCTTGTCGTCCGTTTGAGCGAGGGGGACGAGCAGATCGTGGTGTTCGACCGCTGTTTGGTCGCGACAGGAGCCAGCCCGGCCCTACCGCCGATTCCGGGTTTGAAAGAGTCACCCTACTGGACTTCGACGGAGGCGCTCGCCAGTGCCACCGTTCCCGAACGGCTGGCTGTGATTGGCTCGTCGGTGGTGGCGCTGGAGCTGGCCCAGGCTTTTGCCCGGCTAGGCAGCAAAGTAGTGATTCTGGCGCGCAGCACCTTGTTTTTCCGGGAGGACCCGGCCATCGGAGAGGCCATGACTGCTGCTTTTCGTGCCGAAGGCATCGAGGTGCTGGAGCACAGGGAAGCCAGCCAGGTCGCGCATGTTGACGGTGAATTTGTGCTGACGACGGGGCACGGAGATATCCGCGCTGACAGGCTGCTGGTCGCAACGGGGCGGACACCGAACACGCACAGCCTCGCGCTGGACGCGGCGGGGGTCACAGTCAATGCGCAGGGGGGCATCGTCGTTGACAAGGGCATGCGCACCAGTGGCCGGAACATTTACGCGGCAGGCGATTGCACCGACCAGCCTCAATTCGTCTATGTGGCCGCAACCGCAGGCACGCGCGCGGCCATCAACATGACCGGTGGGGAAGCGGCACTCGACCTGACCGCGATGCCCGCCGTGGTGTTCACCGATCCACAAGTAGCAACCGTGGGCTACACCGAAGCAGGAGCGCGCAATGGCGGCATTGAGACCGACAGCCGGCTGTTGACGCTGGACAACGTGCCACGTGCGCTCGCCAACTTCGACACGCGTGGTTTTATCAAGCTGGTGACCGATACCACCGGGCACTTGATTGGCGTGCAGGCGGTCGCGCCGGAAGCTGGCGAACTGATCCAGACGGCGGCCCTGGCAATTCGGCACCGCATGACAGTGCAGGAGCTGGCCGACCAGTTGTTCCCCTATTTGACGATGGTCGAGGGACTCAAGCTCGCGGCGCAGACCTTCAGCAAGGACGTCAAGCAGCTTTCTTGCTGTGCAGGATGA
- the merP gene encoding mercury resistance system periplasmic binding protein MerP, with product MKQLLASLALTLAVVPVWAATQTVMLAIPGMTCSTCPIIVKKALSKIEGVSEVEVTFETRDAAVTFDDAKTSVQKLTKATAEVGFPSSVKR from the coding sequence ATGAAACAACTACTTGCCTCCCTGGCGCTCACCCTGGCCGTTGTCCCCGTGTGGGCCGCCACCCAGACCGTCATGCTGGCCATTCCCGGCATGACCTGCTCCACCTGCCCGATCATCGTCAAAAAAGCGCTTTCCAAGATCGAAGGCGTTAGCGAAGTTGAGGTGACCTTTGAGACGCGCGACGCAGCTGTCACCTTCGATGACGCAAAGACCAGCGTGCAGAAGCTGACCAAGGCAACCGCAGAGGTGGGGTTTCCATCCAGTGTCAAGCGGTGA